The Acidobacteriota bacterium genomic interval AAAACTCACGGGTCAAACCTTCGAGCGTAAAAGTTAACCGCGAAGCGACGGCATCCACGCGGACAACGTTTTTGATGTACTCGTTTTGGATGGCGCGTGAAAGCTGGTATTGATAAATCGAACGGGCACGAATCGGCTGGCTATCGCTGCGAAACGGCGTGGCGGTGAGATACACATTTTTGGCCGCTGGAAAGGACAGCGCAACCTTTTGCCACGATTCAGCCGGAACGTGGTGGGCTTCGTCAACAATGATGAAATCAAAAAATCGCTCGTCAAACACATCGAGCCAGCCGACCAGTTGCTGGATATTGGCCACCACAATGTCGGCTCGCAGGCAATCTTCGAGGCTTGTCCGACCACGTTCGAGCACGGTTACTTTTGGCAGTTCGGATGGGGTCGAAAAGATCTTGCACTTTAAGTAAAAGTTGCCGCGTTCGGAAAAACTTGTGTTTTCCGCCCAGGAAATCGACCGGACCAGGGTATCGCGAACCGTGATATTTGGCGCCACAATCAACACCCGGCCACGGGCAATCCGAAACGGAGCAATACAGATAATGCCGGTTTTCCCGCACCCGGTGGGAATTTCAACCATGGCCGGCAATTTTTGGGCGTGGCTGAAATACCGTCGCAGGGCAAAATAAGCTTCTTCCTGCGGTTCGCGCAGGGTGGCATTTCCAAGGATTTTGGCCGGACTGAAGAAAAAAAAGCTGGCCAGTTCGGCATCCCGGCGGGCTCGCAGGATCGCCACCGCGGATTGGGATTCTGGGAGCGGTATCCCAGATGTTTTTCGAAATTCGTCCATTTTTTTTCTAACTATCTGTAATCAAAAGAGTTCGTCATCACCATTGAGTGTATGGAGATACCCCAGTGTCAGATTGTGAAGCGAAGCCGGAGGACTTCTGATCTGGTTGTTGCGTGCGGCTGACGGTTGGGAAAAGAAATGAATACCAGTGAAGCGAAGAGATCAGAACATCTATTAGATGTGTATCACTTTGAAATGACCACAATATATCTGGTTTTAACCCATTACGGCGTAATCCTGCAAGTAAATTCTGAAGTTCCAGGAACATTTTACAGTGATTTCAGGTATCCGGCGTTGTTTGTAAGTACTTACTTTGTTATCGTAGCCGAAACTCGGTTTCGGAGATCCTCACCACCTATGACAACCTTGCCTTCAAACAACCCGCTCCCAGATCAACCGCTGGTGGCAGCCCCCGGAAAACGCATGTCGGCTGAAAACCGGCGACGTCAAATCGCCCGCGTCGCAATGCGACTCTTTGCGCAAAAAGGGTTTACCGGCACCACCACCAAGGAAATCGCTGGCCAGGCCGGCATCAGCGAAGCCATTATCTTTCGCCACTTTGCCACCAAACAGGAACTCTATGCGGCGATCCTGGATGAAAAATCCATCGAAAACGAAGAAGACGCTTTCTGGCGCCTCATGCGTGATCTTGCCAGTCGTAAAGACGACCGCGCCTTCTTCCAGACCCTCGCCCAGCGCATCATCGAACGCCACCGTCAAGACAACACCTTTATGCGGCTGATGCTGTTTAGTGGGTTGGAAGGTCACGAATTATCCGAGATGTTTTTTGAAACCCACGTTCAGGAAGTCTATTCCTTTTTGTGTGGGTACATCCGGCAGCGAATTGAAGATGGTGATTTTCAGGCTGTTGACCCACTGCTGGCTGCCCGGTCCTTTATGGGAATGGCCATCCACCAATCACTGACCGAACAGTTATTTGAACGCAAAACGGCTGAGCGTCCAGATAGTCGGCACCTCGCCGAAGGGTTTACCAATTTATTTCTCAATGGGATTACGACTCCGTCACCAGCCGTTCAAGCCCGAAGCCGAAAGAAAACTCAGGTTGAACCGAAAGGATAAAACACACCCATGACCCGCATCGTCAAGCTCTCCTCCCTCTTTCTCCTTTTGATAGCGCTCGCGTCAGCGGGGTGTTCGCGAAAAAATACCAATGCCGAAGCCGCACCGGGCAACAACGGCGCCCCAGCCACCCCAGCCGGCCCAGTTGAAATCAGAACCGCCACCGCCATTGAACGACTGATCGAACGCAATATCGAGACCGTCGGCCAGCTTGTTGCGGATGACGAGGTTACCGTCAGTAGCCAGGTT includes:
- a CDS encoding TetR/AcrR family transcriptional regulator gives rise to the protein MTTLPSNNPLPDQPLVAAPGKRMSAENRRRQIARVAMRLFAQKGFTGTTTKEIAGQAGISEAIIFRHFATKQELYAAILDEKSIENEEDAFWRLMRDLASRKDDRAFFQTLAQRIIERHRQDNTFMRLMLFSGLEGHELSEMFFETHVQEVYSFLCGYIRQRIEDGDFQAVDPLLAARSFMGMAIHQSLTEQLFERKTAERPDSRHLAEGFTNLFLNGITTPSPAVQARSRKKTQVEPKG